In Marinibacterium anthonyi, the DNA window ACCGGTGGGTTTCCAGCACGCCCTCGGGCAGGGTCTGGGCGTCGACGGCGAACCCGTGGTTCATCGACGTGATTTCCACCTTGCCGGTTTCCAGGTCCTTCACGGGATGGTTGGCCCCGTGGTGGCCGTGGTTCATCTTGACCGTCTTGGCGCCAAGGGCCAACGCCAGCATCTGGTGGCCAAGGCAGATGCCGAAGACCGGCATCTGGCTGTTGTCCAGCACTTCGCGGATCATCGGAACGGCATATTGCCCGGTGGCCGCCGGATCGCCCGGGCCGTTCGACAGGAACAGCCCGTCGGGATTGTGGGCCATCACCTCTTCGGCGGTGGCGGTGGCGGGCAGCACCGTCACGTCGGCGCCGGTGGAGGCCAGGCAGCGCAGGATGTTGCGCTTGGCGCCATAATCGACCGCAACCACCTTGTGGACGGCGTTTTCCTGCAGCGGGTACCCTTCGGGCCAGGCCCACCGCATCTCGTTCCAGCGATAGGACTGGGCGCAGGTGACTTCGCGCGCCAGGTCCATGCCTTCGAGCCCGGCAAAGCCGCGGGCGGCGGCGACCAGGTTCTCGATGTTGAAATTGCCGTCGGGGTTGTGTTCCAGCGCCACGTGCGGCGCGCCCTGCTGGCGGATCGCCCGGGTCAGGCGGCGGGTATCGACGCCACCGATGGCGATGCGCCCATTGCGCGTCAGCCAGTCCGTCAATTCCTCGGCGCTGCGCCAGTTCGACGGTTCGGTCGGGTCCCATTTCACCACCATGCCGGCGGCGACGGGGGTGTTGGCCTCGTCATCCTGCAGGTTGACGCCCACGTTGCCGATATGGGGGAAGGTGAAGGTCACGACCTGGCCCGCATAGGACGGGTCCGTCATGATCTCCTGATAGCCGGTCATGGCGGTGTTGAAACACAGCTCGGCCACCGTTCGCCCCGTGGCGCCGAAGCCCCGACCGTAAAACAGCGTTCCGTCCGCAAGCGCAAGGCAGGCGGTCGGCCGGGAGGGGGCGGTACGGGGCATCTGGCAGCTCCTGTCGGCTATCGGCGGGTAAATCGGCGCAGATCTATGGGAGTGGTGCGGAGGGGTCAAGGGCTGTGCAAAAAAGCATCTTGGAACGGGTTCCGGCACGGAAAGCGCCCTCGGCGGTTGAGAGAGACGGCCGGAATGTTTAAGTTACGTGATTTGCAGATCCTTGGGATGGGATGACACTGATGGATATGCGTGCGCGGGTCAACGGGGCCCTGAAGCAGGCGATGAAGGATAAGGCGGCCGAGCGTCTGGCGACGCTGCGCCTTATCAACGCGGCGATCAAGGACCGGGAGATCGCTCAGCGCGGAGACGGGGAAGAAAGCGTCGTCACGGATGCCGACGTGCTGGCGATCCTGGGCAAGATGGTCAAACAGCGCCAGGAAAGCGCGCGGGTCTACGAAGAGGGCGGCCGGCTGGACCTGGCCGAACGCGAGACCGCCGAGATCGGGGTGATCGAGGAATTCCTTCCCCGGCAGCTGGCCGAGGACGAGGTGGATGCCGCCATCCGCGATGCGGTGGCTGCCACCGGCGCATCGTCGATCCGGGACATGGGCAAGGTGATGGGCGAGCTGAAGGCGCGTCACACCGGGCAGATGGATTTCGGCAAGGTCGGCGCGCTGGTCAAGCAGCAGCTCTGCACCGGCTGAGCGGGTCTGGGGGCGTCGCCATTGGGCTTGAACCAATGGCGCACCAAAGCCACCCCCCGTTCTCCGGTGGAGGACTCCCCCGGAGTATTTGGGCAAAGATGAAGATGCAGGGCGGCCTCGTGGGGTCGCCCTTTTTCGTTTCAGCCGGGGAAGAGCGTGTCGAGCTCGCCGTAGAGGGCCTTGCGTTCGGCTTCACTGAGGAAGGCGCCGATCTCGACCTCGCGGCCGGCGCCCTTGAGCGTGACGTAATTGGGGACCGGGCCGCCGTGAACGTGAAGTTCGGGCCGGGCCCAGTAGCGGTTGCTTTCCCATTGCTGCACATCGCCGCGCGGGTTGGTGCGGGTCAGGCGGGCCATGTCCTGTGTCAAGGTCAGCACCTCGAGCACGCGGGCGCGGCGCTGGTTGGCGGTGATGGCCAGCCAGACACCGGCCAGGGCCAGCATCAGGAACGGCAGCAAAGCCCAGAGCAGGAAGGTGCCCAACAGGGGCAGAAGTGGCAGCAGCAGCAGTGCAAAGGTCACCCCGATGAAGAGCACGAAGCCCTTCGGGGTCATCGACTGGTGCGGCCAGAGATGCATCTCGCGCGTGTCGGGCCCGTCTGTATCGGTCCAGCGATATGGCATGGGATCGTTATATCCCGGGCGGCGAATATGTCGAGGATTCGGAGGCGCCCGGTTTCGGGGCGCAAAAGAAAACCCCGGCCTGAGCCGGGGTTCCGATGTTTGTGGTGATCGCCGGGATCAGTGGGCGTGGCCCTTGTCCCAGTCCTCCTGTTTCGGAAGCTGCTCGAACGTGTGTTCGGGCGGCGGGGAGGGCAGGGTGAATTCCAGCGTATCGGCGTATTCGTTCCAGTAGTTCGGCCGGGTTTCCACGGCGCCCTTGCGGATCGTGTAGAAGACGATGCCGAAGAACAGCAGGAACGAGGCGAAGCTGATCAGCGCGCCGGTCGACGAGACAGCGTTCCAGAAGGCGAAGGCCTCGGGGTAGTCGATGTAACGCCGCGGCATGCCCTGACGGCCCAGGAAGTGCTGGGGGAAAAAGGTCAGGTTGACGCCGATGAAGAACAGCCAGAAGTGCAGCTTGCCCAGTTTCTCGGAATACATGCGGCCGGTCATCTTGGGCAGGTAGTAGTAGACGCCCGCGAAGATGGTGAAGGCCGCGCCCATCGACATGGTGTAGTGGAAGTGCGCCACCACGTAGTAGGTGTCGTGGTAGTAGCGGTCGACGCCCGCCTGGGACAGGACCACGCCGGTCACGCCGCCGACGGTGAACAGGAACAGGAAGCCGAAGGCGAACAGCATCGGCGTCTTGAACTCGATCGACCCGCCCCACATCGTTGCGATCCACGAGAAGATCTTGATCCCCGTGGGGACCGCGATGACCATGGTCGCCAGCATGAAGTAGGCCTGCTGGTTCAGCGTCAGGCCGACCGTGTACATGTGGTGCGCCCAGACGACGAAGCCGATGCCGCCGATCGCGATCAGCGCCCAGACCATCGGCAGGTAACCGAAGACCGGCTTCTTGGCGAAGGTGGCGATCACGTGGGAGATCAGGCCGAAGCCCGGCAGGATCACGATGTAGACTTCGGGATGGCCGAAGAACCACAGGATGTGCTGGTAGAGGATCGGATCCCCGCCGCCGGCCGCGTCGAAGAAGGTGAAGCCGAAGTTGCGGTCCATCAGCAGCATGGTGATCGCGCCGGCCAGCACGGGCAGGGCCAGCAGGATCAGCCACGAGGTGACGAAGATCGACCAGGCGAACAGCGGCACCTTGAACAATGTCATGCCCGGGGCGCGCATGTTCAGGAAGGTGGTGATCATGTTGATCGCGCCCAGGATCGACGAGGCCCCCGACAGGTGCACCGCGAAGATGGCGAAATCCATCGACATGCCGCTTTCATGCACCGACAGCGGCGGGTACAGAACCCAGCCCACGCCGGCGCCCAGCTGGTCGTTGCCGCCCGGCGCGAAGACCGAACAGATCGCCAGCGAGGTCCCCGCCACGTAAAGCCAGTAGCTGAGGTTGTTCATCCGCGGGAACGCCATGTCCGGCGCGCCGATCTGCAACGGCATGAAGTAGTTGCCAAAGCCCCCGAACAGCGCCGGGATGATGACGAAGAACATCATCAGGATGCCGTGGCCGGTGATCAGCACGTTCCAGAGGTGACCGTTGGGCGTGCATTCCCCCGAGCCGGGAAAGATCCGCGCCCCCTCCAGGCACATGAACTGGACTCCGGGTTCCATCAGCTCAAGCCGCATGTAGACGGTGAAGCTGACCGAGATCAGGCCCACGAACGCCGCGGTGATCAGGTATAGGATCCCGATGTCCTTGTGGTTGGTCGACATGAACCAGCGGGTGAAAAAGCCGCGCTCGTCTTCATGCTCGTGACCGTGAATGGCTGCATCCGCCATCAATGTGCCTCCTGTTGCGTCACGGGCCCGCCTCCTCCGACGGCGCCGATAATCATTCAAGTTCTAGAATGCCGGATGCTGTGCATCAATGCCGCAGGTTGATCTGGATCAAGAAAAATTGACGCGGGGCAGGGGGTGGCCGGGCGCTTTGGCAACCCGATCCACGACCTTGGTGTGCGTTGACGCCGGGACCCGGGCGGCGGGTGAAGATCCGGTGACCGGAAAAGGCCATCTGACCCGGGTGGGCGGGGGGCTGCCGGCTTGGGCCTGCTCGGGTCGACTCGGGCCTGGTCGAGCCGCCTCGGGCCGAGTCGCCGCCTTTTTCCGCCAAACGACCGGCCCGGCGCCGGATTTCTTGACCTCGCCGGGGTGGCACCGCACAAACATCCCGACCCCAAGCCGAGGAGCGCAATCGCGATGGACTACAGCCCCGAGCCTTATGCCGACGACAATATCTTTGCCAGGATCCTGCGCGAGGAGATCCCGTCGTTCCGTGTCTACGAGGATGCCGACACGGTGGTCTTCATGGACATCATGCCCCGCGTCGCCGGTCACATGCTGGTGATTCCCAAGACGCCCTGCCGCAACATGCTGGATGCCTCGGCCGAACAGCTGACCGCCTGCCTGATGACGGCGCAGAAGGTGTCACTGGCGCTGCTGGGCGCGCCTTACGGGGCCGACGGGGTGACGTTGCAGCAGTTCAACGAACCGGCGGGCGGGCAGGAGGTCTATCACCTGCATTTCCACATCCTGCCCCGCCGCGACGGCGACAGCCTGCGCCCGCCCGGACAGATGGCCGACATGGAAGACCTCAAGGCCGAAGCCGAACGGATCCGCGCGGCGATCGAAGCGGCCGGGTGACGGCGCGCCCGGCTCAATAGCCGGGGCGCAGGTCCAGGCCGATCCGGCGCCCGAAGGTGGTGCGGCCGCGGCCCCCGAAATCCAGCTTGATGCCGGCGCCGATATAGGTGTCGCCGGCATCGAGCCCGAAGAGATTGGTATCGCTGGTCCCGGCCTCGGCATAAAAGCCGGAGCGATCCGACAGGGCGTAGTCGAAGCCGAGGTTCAGCCGGGTATTGTCGCCGCTGGCATCGGCGCTGGCATGATCCAGCCCGGCCCGCGCGTTCAGACCGCCGCCCAGGTCGCGCGTCAGCGCCATCCCGAACAGAAGCGCGGTGTCGTCGCTGGCATCGAAGCCGCCGAAATAGGCTTCGGCGCTGAGGTCGGGCGCCAGGTCCAGCCCGCCTTCCAGCCCGTAGATCGTGCCGTTTCGGCCGTCGGCCTCGTCCATGCCCAGGTAGGCGCCGAAGGTGGTGACGGAATTGGGCCGGTAGATGCCGTGCAGCGCGCCGGTGACGTCGTCGTCCAGCAGGTCATAGCCGGAATATCCAAGGTCCAGCTGGGTCGAGAAGGTGTTGTTCAGACCGAATTCCGCCTGTCCGCGCACGGCGGGCCCGTAAAGGCCAAGGTCGGTCTCGGGGACCGACCGGTTTATTTCGGCCGTGCCGCCGATCAGCTCGAATGCGCCCGCCGCAGGAGCGAGACACATCGCCGCCATCGCGATGGCACCAACCTTCGTCATGCGCCTGCTCCGATACCAGCCGGCGGACGTCCCGCCGATCACGGCAGGATAGGGATCCGCCGCCCCCCGGTCAACGCGACGGGGCGACGCCCCCGAAGATGTGGCCGTCCCGTCACGCCGCCGTCACGCCGCCGTCACGCCGCTGCCCCGTGACCGTCCTGCGGCAATCCGGGGCACCCCCTTGTCGCCGCGCATCACACGCGCGACTATGCGGCAACGCAGCGAGGTCCCATGCCCCACGATCATTCCCACGATCACCACGGTCACGATCACCACCATCATCACCATGTCGACATCGAAGGCGGCGACCGCCGCCTGGTCTGGGCGGTGGCCGTGAACATCGGCCTGACGTTCGCCCAGGTGATCGGCGGCATCTTCTCGGGCTCGCTGGCCCTGATCGCCGATGCGCTGCACAATTTCTCGGACGCCATCGCGCTGATCATCGCGGTCCTGGCCCGCCGCATCGCCCGGCGCCCGGCCGATGCAGGCATGAGCTTTGGCTACGGCCGGGCCGAGATGGTGGCCGCGCTGATCAACTACACCACGCTGATCATCCTGGCGCTCTACCTGGCCTACGAAGGCGTCATGCGGCTGTTCGCCCCCGAACCCGTCGCCGGCTGGACGATGATCTGGATTACCTGCATCGCGCTGGCGGTCGACATCGCCACCGCGGTGCTGACCTACACGATGTCGCGCGATTCCCTGAACATACGCGCCGCCTTCATCCACAACATCGCCGATGCCCTGGGTTCGGTCGCGGTGATCGTCGCGGGCGTGCTGGTGCTGTACTTCCAGTGGTACTGGGTCGATGCGGTGGTGACCCTGATGATCTCGGGCTATATCCTGATGCACGTCAAGGCCGACATGGGCGAGGTCATTCGCGTCCTGATGCTGGCCAGCCCGCGCCGGCTGGACACGCACGAGGTCATCGACACAATGCGCGACGTGTCAGGGGTGGACAGCGTGCACCACGTCCATGTCTGGCAGATGCAGGAAAAGGACACCGCGCTCGACGCCCATATCGTGATCGCCGCCGGCGATTGGGACCGCGCCGACGCGATCAAGGCGGAACTCAAGATGCGCCTGTCCGACGGCTATTCCATCACCCATGCCACGCTGGAACTGGAATGCGCCCGCCACGCCTGCACCGATGCCCCGCTGATCGGACATCCGGCCTGATGCCGCGCGGCTGCTGCTTCTTTCTGGCTTGAAATACCCGGCCGAAGTCCCGCCTCAGGCACTGTCCCCGGTCAGGGGCGACGGCGTCTCCAGGTTGCCGAAGACATCGGCGAAACACCGCCGCAGCGCCACGTCAAGGTCCGTCATCGTCACCGGCAGGCCCAGGTCCACCAGGCTGGTCACCCCGTGCTCGGTGATGCCGCAGGGCACGATTCCGCTGAAATGCTCCAGCTCCGGGTCCACGTTGACCGATATGCCGTGAAAGCTCACCCATTTGCGCAGGCGGATGCCGATGGCGGCGATCTTGTCCTCGACCACCGCGCCACTGGCCGACCGCAGCTTTTCGGGCCGTTCCACCCAGACGCCGACACGGCCGTCCCGCACGTGGCCCGTGATGTTGAACTGATCCAGGGTGGCGATGACCCAGGCCTCAAGATCGGCCACGAAGCGGCGCACGTCATGGCCCCGGCGCCCGACATCCAGCATCACGTAGATCACCCGCTGGCCCGGCCCGTGATAGGTGTATTGCCCGCCGCGCCGGGTCTGGTGCACCGGAAAGCGGTCGGGCTGCACCAGGTCCCTTGGATCGGCCGAGGTTCCGGCCGTGTAAAGCGGCGCATGCTCCACCAGCCAGATGCATTCATCCGCGGTGCCGGTGGCGATCGCGGCCGCGCGGGTCTCCATGAAGGCAACGGCCTCGTCGTAGTCCGTCAACCCGTCCGTGGTGATCCATTCGACCATGTCCGCCTCCGCTGAACCGTGGCCGGCAGATGCCACGGGCGCGGTCCCGCCTGCAAGAGCCCCTGCATGCGCGGGGGAACCGGCACTGCCCTGCCGGCGTTTCCCGACGGAATGGGCGGGTTGTCGCGTGTAAGCCGTGTAAGCTCCGCATGGGACTGGCGCAAACCCGTTTTGCGCCGCAATCTGTACGCAAAAAGCTAATCGAGAGGCTCGAGATGACCATGAAACGCGCGCTGACCTGCACCCTTGCCGGGGCCATGGCCCTGGCGCCGATTTCCCGTGCATCGGCTGATACCGGCAGTTTCGTCGCCGGTGCCGCGATCGGGGGCCTTCTGGGCCACCTCGCGACCAAGAATTACGACAAGAAACACACCGTGGTGCCGCAGGCGACCGCCCCCGCGACATCGTCGACCGCCTCGTCCTCCGGGACGAAACCCGCGGCGCGTCCAGCGGGCATTCCGTCGACCCAGGAAGGGCGCGAAGTGCAGGCGTCGCTGAACTATTTCGCCTTCGATGCCGGCCCCGTCGACGGCCAGATCGGCAAGAAGACCCGCGACGCCATTTCGGAGTACCAAGGCTACCTTGGCTATCCGGTCACCGGCGAACTGACGAGCTTTGAACAGGATTTCCTGACCGACGCGCATGAACGCGCCATGGCCAGCGGTGCCGTGCCCGGGTCCGAACAGGCCAGGGGCCTTCTCAAGGTCTACATGGCCGGGCTGTCCGAACCCAAGGCCGACAGCTCGGACGGCCTGCCGACCTTCCAGGTCTCGGCGACGCCGGATTCGCTGTCGGACATGTGCGCCTCGGTCTCGCGCAAGGCGCAGGACAACGGCGGCTACGGCACCATACACCAGGCGATGAACGCGCCGATCGACGTGCTTCACGAACAATTCTGCATGGCCCGGACCGACGCCATATCGGATGCACAGGCGATGTCGGCCAAGGTGGCCGACGCCGACGCGGCCGAGATCAAGCGACAATGCGCGGGCTTCGGCCCCGTGATGGCGCCGATGGTCACGGGCCTGTCCACCGAACCCCGCGACGAGATCGTGCGCCAGGCCGCTTACGTGCTGGCCGACTCGGGCGGCAACCCCGACCAGATGATCGACGTGGGCAAGATCTGCCTGGGCGTCGGATACGAGACCGACGACATGGCCGTGGCGCTGGGATCGGCCCTGGTGCTGGTCGCGCTGGGGCAGGGGCCCTATGGCGAACTGGTCGGCCACCACCTGGCCGGCGGTTTCGGCACGCCGGTCGCCCCGGGCAAGGCGGTGGATTGGTATTCGGCCGCCTTCGATGCGGTCGAGAGCGGGCAGCAGGCGGTCTTTGATCCCGCCAACCCGGACCGGATCACCCTGCTTGAGACCGCTGTCGACCGCGCCTATGACGCGTCGATCAAGCCCCAGCCGGTGTCGCAGCCGGCCGACAGCCTGCCGACCTTTACCACCGGCAACTGACCGGCCAGGGGCCTTCGGGGCCCCTGCCACGGATCAACCTCTTGACGCACTGTCAGTTTTTTACTGGCGGTGCGTTTTCGTTGGGGGGGGCGGATTTGATTAATGATTAATTTCATAACCGGAGAAGTATTTA includes these proteins:
- the ctaDII gene encoding Cytochrome c oxidase subunit 1-beta — translated: MADAAIHGHEHEDERGFFTRWFMSTNHKDIGILYLITAAFVGLISVSFTVYMRLELMEPGVQFMCLEGARIFPGSGECTPNGHLWNVLITGHGILMMFFVIIPALFGGFGNYFMPLQIGAPDMAFPRMNNLSYWLYVAGTSLAICSVFAPGGNDQLGAGVGWVLYPPLSVHESGMSMDFAIFAVHLSGASSILGAINMITTFLNMRAPGMTLFKVPLFAWSIFVTSWLILLALPVLAGAITMLLMDRNFGFTFFDAAGGGDPILYQHILWFFGHPEVYIVILPGFGLISHVIATFAKKPVFGYLPMVWALIAIGGIGFVVWAHHMYTVGLTLNQQAYFMLATMVIAVPTGIKIFSWIATMWGGSIEFKTPMLFAFGFLFLFTVGGVTGVVLSQAGVDRYYHDTYYVVAHFHYTMSMGAAFTIFAGVYYYLPKMTGRMYSEKLGKLHFWLFFIGVNLTFFPQHFLGRQGMPRRYIDYPEAFAFWNAVSSTGALISFASFLLFFGIVFYTIRKGAVETRPNYWNEYADTLEFTLPSPPPEHTFEQLPKQEDWDKGHAH
- a CDS encoding HIT-like protein is translated as MDYSPEPYADDNIFARILREEIPSFRVYEDADTVVFMDIMPRVAGHMLVIPKTPCRNMLDASAEQLTACLMTAQKVSLALLGAPYGADGVTLQQFNEPAGGQEVYHLHFHILPRRDGDSLRPPGQMADMEDLKAEAERIRAAIEAAG
- a CDS encoding His-Xaa-Ser repeat protein HxsA, translated to MTMKRALTCTLAGAMALAPISRASADTGSFVAGAAIGGLLGHLATKNYDKKHTVVPQATAPATSSTASSSGTKPAARPAGIPSTQEGREVQASLNYFAFDAGPVDGQIGKKTRDAISEYQGYLGYPVTGELTSFEQDFLTDAHERAMASGAVPGSEQARGLLKVYMAGLSEPKADSSDGLPTFQVSATPDSLSDMCASVSRKAQDNGGYGTIHQAMNAPIDVLHEQFCMARTDAISDAQAMSAKVADADAAEIKRQCAGFGPVMAPMVTGLSTEPRDEIVRQAAYVLADSGGNPDQMIDVGKICLGVGYETDDMAVALGSALVLVALGQGPYGELVGHHLAGGFGTPVAPGKAVDWYSAAFDAVESGQQAVFDPANPDRITLLETAVDRAYDASIKPQPVSQPADSLPTFTTGN
- the carA gene encoding Carbamoyl-phosphate synthase small chain encodes the protein MPRTAPSRPTACLALADGTLFYGRGFGATGRTVAELCFNTAMTGYQEIMTDPSYAGQVVTFTFPHIGNVGVNLQDDEANTPVAAGMVVKWDPTEPSNWRSAEELTDWLTRNGRIAIGGVDTRRLTRAIRQQGAPHVALEHNPDGNFNIENLVAAARGFAGLEGMDLAREVTCAQSYRWNEMRWAWPEGYPLQENAVHKVVAVDYGAKRNILRCLASTGADVTVLPATATAEEVMAHNPDGLFLSNGPGDPAATGQYAVPMIREVLDNSQMPVFGICLGHQMLALALGAKTVKMNHGHHGANHPVKDLETGKVEITSMNHGFAVDAQTLPEGVLETHRSLFDGSNCGIRMADRPVWSVQYHPEASPGPQDSYYLFERFAAAMAARKAEAG
- a CDS encoding hypothetical protein (putative conserved protein) — translated: MDMRARVNGALKQAMKDKAAERLATLRLINAAIKDREIAQRGDGEESVVTDADVLAILGKMVKQRQESARVYEEGGRLDLAERETAEIGVIEEFLPRQLAEDEVDAAIRDAVAATGASSIRDMGKVMGELKARHTGQMDFGKVGALVKQQLCTG
- the czcD_1 gene encoding Cadmium, cobalt and zinc/H(+)-K(+) antiporter — encoded protein: MPHDHSHDHHGHDHHHHHHVDIEGGDRRLVWAVAVNIGLTFAQVIGGIFSGSLALIADALHNFSDAIALIIAVLARRIARRPADAGMSFGYGRAEMVAALINYTTLIILALYLAYEGVMRLFAPEPVAGWTMIWITCIALAVDIATAVLTYTMSRDSLNIRAAFIHNIADALGSVAVIVAGVLVLYFQWYWVDAVVTLMISGYILMHVKADMGEVIRVLMLASPRRLDTHEVIDTMRDVSGVDSVHHVHVWQMQEKDTALDAHIVIAAGDWDRADAIKAELKMRLSDGYSITHATLELECARHACTDAPLIGHPA
- the lipB gene encoding Octanoyltransferase, with the translated sequence MVEWITTDGLTDYDEAVAFMETRAAAIATGTADECIWLVEHAPLYTAGTSADPRDLVQPDRFPVHQTRRGGQYTYHGPGQRVIYVMLDVGRRGHDVRRFVADLEAWVIATLDQFNITGHVRDGRVGVWVERPEKLRSASGAVVEDKIAAIGIRLRKWVSFHGISVNVDPELEHFSGIVPCGITEHGVTSLVDLGLPVTMTDLDVALRRCFADVFGNLETPSPLTGDSA